A region from the Benincasa hispida cultivar B227 chromosome 8, ASM972705v1, whole genome shotgun sequence genome encodes:
- the LOC120083333 gene encoding protection of telomeres protein 1b isoform X2 → MKTHQGEIYAVFNKKFSSFALYEGKDGLDFLPYDVSPKFRCRDLDKKFISSLRDWLVGFELDEGSTNFSFLRDLKESEHVNLICKIVYMCEDANNGTLAFVWDGTDAPPISIDTKLAIEIDYVHHSGPLVLPRDILCTLPPVGSILRLIFDKGIEKQSLSILNNGKWMKFTNVFCEMQVGSFQIVVTTFSKLRYTSNEDNAIQLRQRSYEERLASILGRIPFWSFPSPSPITEVDYNNEPFATLMDVLTYSKVTAKFKCIVRVIAIYPLQAKDFRSPEGIYRVRLCLEDPTARIHALLYAEDGYKFFGGHPSIDALTRKRNKLLGVSASEKNEASTRNPPWVQCCLKSYYLNKQDAWGSRQYRIFGTRLVAED, encoded by the exons ATGAAAACTCATCAGGGGGAAATATATGCTGTCTTCAATAAGAAGTTTTCTTCATTTGCTTTGTATGAAGGAAAAGATGGATTGGACTTTCTACCATATGATGTATCGCCAAAATTTCGATGCAGAGATCTCGATAAAAAGTTCATTTCGAGTCTGAGGGATTGGCTGGTTGGTTTTGAACTTGATGAAG GATCAACCAACTTTTCATTTCTGAGAGATTTAAAGGAAAGCGAACATGTAAATTTGATCTGCAAG ATTGTCTACATGTGTGAGGATGCTAATAATGGGACTCTGGCTTTTGTTTGGGATGGAACTGATGCTCCACCGATTAGCATTGACACAAA GTTGGCAATTGAAATTGATTATGTACATCACTCGGGACCATTGGTTTTGCCAAGAGATATATTATGTACATTACCTCCTGTTGGCTCTATCTTGAGGTTGATCTTTGACAAAGGAATTGAGAAGCAGAGTTTATCCATTCTCAATAATGGTAAATGGATGAAATTTACGAATGTCTTCTGTGAAATGCAAgttggatctttccaaattgtGGTGACAACATTTTCAAAGCTTCGTTATACATCGAATGAAGATAATGCCATACAGTTGCGCCAAAG ATCATACGAAGAGCGTTTAGCATCAATTTTGGGGAGAATTCCTTTTTGGAGCTTTCCTTCGCCTTCACCCATTACAG AGGTTGATTACAATAATGAACCGTTTGCCACATTGATGGATGTTTTGACATATTCAAAG GTGACTGCAAAATTCAAATGTATAGTTCGAGTGATAGCAATATATCCATTACAGGCCAAGGACTTCCGCTCTCCTGAAGGGATTTACCGGGTTAGGCTGTGCCTAGAAGATCCAACTGCAAGAATTCATGCCCTATTATATGCTGAAGATGGA TACAAATTCTTTGGCGGCCATCCATCGATCGATGCTTTAACGAGGAAACGAAACAAGTTACTTGGGGTTTCAGCAAGTGAGAAAAATGAGGCCAGTACAAGAAATCCTCCATGGGTGCAGTGCTGCTTAAAATCTTATTACCTTAATAAACAAGATGCATGGGGAAGTAGACAGTACAGAATATTTGGCACTCGGCTGGTAGCAGAAGATTAA
- the LOC120083333 gene encoding protection of telomeres protein 1b isoform X1 has protein sequence MGSSDDYKFMEIRDAIASINQKVNLIGVIIEFGFPRRTKGTDCFCAVKIVDQSHKRPGITANIFAESLEKLPHVASAGDIIELSHVTMKTHQGEIYAVFNKKFSSFALYEGKDGLDFLPYDVSPKFRCRDLDKKFISSLRDWLVGFELDEGSTNFSFLRDLKESEHVNLICKIVYMCEDANNGTLAFVWDGTDAPPISIDTKLAIEIDYVHHSGPLVLPRDILCTLPPVGSILRLIFDKGIEKQSLSILNNGKWMKFTNVFCEMQVGSFQIVVTTFSKLRYTSNEDNAIQLRQRSYEERLASILGRIPFWSFPSPSPITEVDYNNEPFATLMDVLTYSKVTAKFKCIVRVIAIYPLQAKDFRSPEGIYRVRLCLEDPTARIHALLYAEDGYKFFGGHPSIDALTRKRNKLLGVSASEKNEASTRNPPWVQCCLKSYYLNKQDAWGSRQYRIFGTRLVAED, from the exons ATGGGGAGCAGCGACGACTATAAATTCATGGAGATTAGAGATGCTATTGCCTCCATAAACCAGAAGGTTAACCTTATTGGCGTTATCATCGAGTTTGGTTTCCCCAGGCGAACTAAGGGCACtg ATTGCTTTTGCGCTGTAAAAATTGTTGACCAATCTCATAAAAGACCTGGAATTACTGCAAATATTTTTGCTGAAAGTTTGGAAAAGCTTCCCCATGTTGCTTCAGCAGGAGATATCATTGAACTTTCGCATGTTACG ATGAAAACTCATCAGGGGGAAATATATGCTGTCTTCAATAAGAAGTTTTCTTCATTTGCTTTGTATGAAGGAAAAGATGGATTGGACTTTCTACCATATGATGTATCGCCAAAATTTCGATGCAGAGATCTCGATAAAAAGTTCATTTCGAGTCTGAGGGATTGGCTGGTTGGTTTTGAACTTGATGAAG GATCAACCAACTTTTCATTTCTGAGAGATTTAAAGGAAAGCGAACATGTAAATTTGATCTGCAAG ATTGTCTACATGTGTGAGGATGCTAATAATGGGACTCTGGCTTTTGTTTGGGATGGAACTGATGCTCCACCGATTAGCATTGACACAAA GTTGGCAATTGAAATTGATTATGTACATCACTCGGGACCATTGGTTTTGCCAAGAGATATATTATGTACATTACCTCCTGTTGGCTCTATCTTGAGGTTGATCTTTGACAAAGGAATTGAGAAGCAGAGTTTATCCATTCTCAATAATGGTAAATGGATGAAATTTACGAATGTCTTCTGTGAAATGCAAgttggatctttccaaattgtGGTGACAACATTTTCAAAGCTTCGTTATACATCGAATGAAGATAATGCCATACAGTTGCGCCAAAG ATCATACGAAGAGCGTTTAGCATCAATTTTGGGGAGAATTCCTTTTTGGAGCTTTCCTTCGCCTTCACCCATTACAG AGGTTGATTACAATAATGAACCGTTTGCCACATTGATGGATGTTTTGACATATTCAAAG GTGACTGCAAAATTCAAATGTATAGTTCGAGTGATAGCAATATATCCATTACAGGCCAAGGACTTCCGCTCTCCTGAAGGGATTTACCGGGTTAGGCTGTGCCTAGAAGATCCAACTGCAAGAATTCATGCCCTATTATATGCTGAAGATGGA TACAAATTCTTTGGCGGCCATCCATCGATCGATGCTTTAACGAGGAAACGAAACAAGTTACTTGGGGTTTCAGCAAGTGAGAAAAATGAGGCCAGTACAAGAAATCCTCCATGGGTGCAGTGCTGCTTAAAATCTTATTACCTTAATAAACAAGATGCATGGGGAAGTAGACAGTACAGAATATTTGGCACTCGGCTGGTAGCAGAAGATTAA